A section of the Oncorhynchus keta strain PuntledgeMale-10-30-2019 chromosome 15, Oket_V2, whole genome shotgun sequence genome encodes:
- the LOC118394684 gene encoding sickle tail protein-like isoform X7 has translation MSEGDGPAAFTRGCRARASLPVVHSANQTRDRSLGVLYLQYAEETKQIRMPNEITSGDTVRALFVSAFPHQLTIKMLESPSVAVYIKDDTRNIYYELTDVRNITPGCCLKVYHKDPAHAFNRSNARSNNADGGIPREILYGSHSPVHTLQSTRIPVHAIQGSMSPPMARSMPSSPSRIPYGRQAGGGVPGSVTLPRASMSSGPPSRSVIPCPSAILERRDVKPDEDQSSKSMALVRADGLYVNVTDPYAVQESRLSIASLQGGSHMGDVVDMGGGLLRASGKSTASYSENPEQQHSLYRQKCRRYGENQGLPPFGTKTPPPSPHRVNEVRMIDNHGPVAPERGSPIRRSLRRESNGNTVEVVNRTRGGVSSVSSPVFLEFPPGHHGDKLFQGPLTPNDPQTSERMKAMEQQIASLAGLVQHALFIGPAERDGRTASPFHVNNSAGVSPVPAARSPALLADAASALVSQAHPPDPALQVTLTTVRRNVTDLRQQLHHLRQLQMQNQDSVRVMLKRAEQELTGVMSETLQRQQHETEPAQRQRTTVDEERHKYLAMEERVLAQLRELEEYVDCLRRDVSSCPGQLSVTLRDVEEGAVNLRRVGEVLAGLKGEFPSLQGKMRTILRGEVEAVHFLKEEPHKMDSMLKRVKALTEALSGLRRCVTENHPHDPEPGAAKAFIEGAVEPAIAQSDPPLRNRPTVESPNPQPRSSVRPPLPQLQGQNPAVRPDMAPTSPVVIHRVKSSPVDMQPCQHSVALPHHHHPSPPLTPTHGRDSPTVAKVSPRSRENSPALQKRMITWCGDGPAPTASSTETTTQPPGSAENQTNRSSIKNKVMDIEAAEREGDLDEGRPPQRSATSAGSQFEQILQEAQASLKMAIPDLEFSETGRSESQSPNPHLAPDQPSLPQTLPDPKMPLNTPLLDEMDVPEPTEASLPEPTQPANVASEMTVQGSPERPHRPMVEKPRRPSVEREMRNSPEKAGKSPPPPPPRRFFTSPSSPGLTTGRSGEVVFTTRNEAATTRDDEEEVFLQPSPKPTRQPPEVKPKPQTTSVITASAEPEEEEEEEEDEEEDTFMKELQVFQKCTLRDVGTKCVVDLTSTASQVRQIEPELSLSPKVPKESQENQGKDKCVLNTDENRFDTVPKSPRVMYYVMGQISNEKLPSGRTDQSEGREGTVSPSQVANTNMLDSQQLELLTADESPLVVECEDCPPETQKIAVGEDSEKASLVDENDLKDPVESQKEEVAEPVCSTIPAEKKDLPAPTEFSTHPANSIPSSPPVPVNQSMTIIAQEGSGSPVSPPPVESVNLDDSQSQQVVFRSSRGRAPRYVEESSSLSPDLPDEEGSPPPENISFMMITSNRVQALSTRQYQEIVSRTNGSEVQTVKVGNDTTTSVSQEEHCGFDRKPVIIIFDEPMDIRSAYKRMSTIFECEEELDVMLHQKSIEEENEEAEKNVPHVKPNTDLQQANKTAVTENTANGHSNTPAVVAQQTSTSECSSPEQSKTESSNDSKPESKNKFKFKFPTKKLAAISQAIRTGTKTGKKTLQVVVYEDGEDGHMKETKRFEINSSKPQTDSSHLTTVNNVMSSSTLTWSNSKHRTEAICKNTYESRNSLDETIKKREIIVDNISPSALKIDSCEESPSTMKLKQEREGSPSKRSATPQVSNSLNPQSKKSKPQLPQLPRPSITSSSKKQNTSGSPSSSQMSRSASAKSWQQPAGSADKPGGKAQKLQGNQKQFRQVVLL, from the exons ATGTCAGAGGGAGATGGTCCTGCTGCCTTCACCCGGGGCTGTCGGGCACGGGCCAGCCTGCCGGTGGTCCACTCTGCCAACCAGACCAGGGACAGATCACTAG GTGTGCTGTACCTGCAGTACGCTGAGGAGACCAAGCAGATCCGGATGCCCAATGAAATCACCAGTGGAGACACCGTCAGGGCTCTGTTTGTGAGTGCCTTCCCCCATCAGCTCACCATAAAGATGCTGGAGTCTCCCAGTGTGGCCGTCTACATCAAGGATGACACAAGAAATATATACTACGAGCTAACTGATGTCAG AAATATCACACCTGGCTGCTGTCTGAAGGTGTACCACAAAGACCCTGCACACGCCTTCAATCGCAGCAACGCAAGGTCCAACAATGCCGACGGCGGG ATACCAAGAGAGATACTGTATGGAAGTCATAGCCCTGTCCACACTTTACAATCCACCCGCATTCCTGTCCACGCCATTCAGGGGTCCATGTCTCCCCCCATGGCCCGCTCCatgccctcctccccctccaggaTCCCCTATGGTCGCCAGGCTGGGGGAGGGGTGCCAGGCAGTGTCACCCTCCCCAGGGCCAGCATGTCCAGCGGGCCACCCAGCAGGTCCGTCATCCCCTGCCCCAGCGCCATCCTGGAGAGAAGAGATGTCAAACCTGATGAGGACCAGAGCAGTAAGAGTATGGCGCTGGTGCGTGCCGACGGGTTGTATGTCAACGTCACTGACCCCTACGCTGTCCAGGAGAGCCGGCTGAGTATCGCCTCCTTACAGGGGGGCAGCCACATGGGGGACGTGGTCGACATGGGTGGTGGCCTCCTCCGGGCTTCGGGCAAGTCCACAGCCTCCTATTCAGAGAACCCAGAGCAGCAGCACTCCCTCTACAGGCAGAAGTGCCGGAGATATGGTGAAAACCAGGGACTACCGCCGTTCGGCACCAAAACGCCACCACCTTCCCCTCACAGAGTGAATGAGGTCAGGATGATTGACAACCATGGCCCTGTGGCCCCGGAGAGAGGGTCTCCTATTCGCCGGTCCCTGCGGAGGGAGAGTAATGGTAATACTGTGGAGGTGGTGAACAGGACCAGGGGTGGTGTGTCCTCTGTGTCCTCTCCTGTGTTCCTGGAGTTCCCCCCAGGGCACCATGGCGACAAATTGTTCCAGGGTCCCCTCACCCCCAATGACCCTCAGACCAG TGAGCGAATGAAGGCCATGGAACAACAGATCGCCAGTCTTGCTGGCCTTGTTCAGCATGCACTTTTTATTGGGCCAgctgagagagatgggaggactGCTTCTCCTTTCCATGTAAACAACAGTGCAG GAGTGTCACCAGTTCCTGCAGCCAGAAGCCCTGCCCTCCTGGCAGATGCCGCCAGTGCTCTAGTCTCTCAGGCCCATCCCCCTGACCCCGCCCTGCAGGTCACACTGACCACTGTCAGGAGGAACGTCACTGATCTGCGACAGCAGCTGCACCATCTCAGACAGCTACAG ATGCAGAACCAAGACAGTGTGAGGGTGATGCTGAAGAGAGCGGAGCAGGAGCTGACTGGGGTTATGTCTGAGACCTTACAGAGACAGCAGCATGAGACAGAGCCTGCCCAGAGACAGAGGACCACAGTGGATGAGGAGAGACACAAGTACCTGGCCATGGAGGAGAGAGTACTAGCCCAGCTCAG GGAGCTGGAGGAGTACGTAGACTGTCTGAGAAGAGACGTGTCCTCTTGCCCAGGTCAGCTGTCAGTCACCCTCagggatgtggaggagggagCTGTCAACCTCAGGAGGGTGGGAGAGGTCTTGGCCGGGCTTAAAG GTGAGTTTCCTAGCCTCCAGGGGAAGATGCGGACAATTCTGCGTGGGGAGGTAGAGGCAGTGCACTTTCTGAAGGAGGAGCCTCACAAGATGGACAGCATGCTTAAGAGGGTCAAAGCCTTGACAGAAGCTCTCAGCGGTCTCAGAAG ATGTGTCACAGAGAATCATCCTCACGATCCCGAGCCTGGAGCAGCCAAAGCATTCATAGAGGGGGCTGTAGAGCCTGCCATTGCCCAGTCCGATCCCCCACTGAGGAATCGCCCCACCGTGGAGTCCCCCAATCCCCAGCCCAGGTCCTCTGTCAGACCGCCCCTACCCCAGCTCCAGGGCCAGAACCCCGCAGTCAGGCCAGACATGGCCCCCACGTCTCCTGTCGTCATCCACCGTGTGAAGAGCTCTCCCGTCGATATGCAACCGTGTCAGCACTCAGTGGCCCTGccgcaccaccaccaccccagcccCCCACTGACCCCCACCCATGGCCGAGACTCCCCCACCGTGGCCAAGGTCAGTCCCCGCAGTCGGGAGAACAGCCCAGCCCTGCAGAAGAGAATGATCACCTGGTGCGGAGATGGACCGGCCCCCACGGCTAGCAGCACTGAGACCACCACACAACCACCTGGCTCAGCGGAGAACCAAACCAACAGGAGCAGCATCAAAAACAAAGTCATGGACATTGAG gctgcagagagagagggggacctgGATGAGGGGAGGCCACCACAGAGATCAGCCACCTCTGCTGGGAGTCAGTTTGAGCAGATTCTCCAGGAGGCCCAGGCCAGCCTAAAGATGGCCATCCCTGACTTAGAGTTTTCCGAGACGGGGAGGAGTGAGTCTCAGTCTCCCAATCCACACCTAGCTCCAGACCAGCCATCTCTCCCCCAGACCCTCCCAGACCCAAAGATGCCCCTCAACACTCCACTGCTAGACGAGATGGATGTTCCTGAACCTACTGAGGCATCTCTTCCAG AACCCACTCAGCCAGCTAATGTGGCTTCTGAGATGACTGTTCAGGGCAGCCCTGAGCGACCACACAGGCCTATGGTTGAGAAGCCTCGCAggcccagtgtggaaagagagatgaggaacaGCCCAGAGAAAGCAGGGAAGTCCCCTCCACCGCCCCCACCACGGAGGTTCTTCACCTCACCATCAAGCCCAGGGCTGACCACAGGGAGGTCTGGAGAAGTCGTCTTTACTACCAGGAACGAAGCTGCCACCACACGG GACGATGAAGAGGAGGTGTTCCTTCAACCCAGTCCCAAACCCACCAGACAGCCCCCAGAGGTCAAGCCCAAGCCCCAAACCACATCTGTTATCACAGCCTCAGCTGagccagaggaagaggaggaagaagaagaggatgaggaggaggatacaTTCATGAAGGAACTACAG GTGTTTCAGAAGTGCACTCTTAGAGATGTAGGCACAAAGTGCGTTGTAGACCTCACAAGCACTGCATCACAAGTCAGACAGATAGAACCAGAGCTCTCCCTTTCACCCAAAGTCCCTAAG GAGAGTCAGGAGAACCAGGGTAAAGACAAATGTGTGCTCAACACCGATGAAAACAGATTTGACACTGTACCAAAGAGTCCCAGG GTCATGTATTATGTTATGGGACAGATATCCAATGAAAAGCTTCCATCGGGAAGAACAGACCAAtcggaagggagagagggaacagtgtCCCCCTCACAGGTGGCAAACACAAATATGCTTGACTCCCAGCAGCTAGAGTTACTAACAGCAGATGAGTCACCTCTAGTGGTGGAGTGCGAAGATTGTCCTCCTGAAACACAAAAGATAGCAGTTGGAGAAGATAGTGAGAAGGCGAGCCTCGTAGATGAGAATGACCTGAAGGATCCTGTTGAGAGTCAGAAAGAGGAGGTGGCTGAACCTGTGTGTTCTACAATACCTGCAGAGAAGAAGGACTTACCTGCACCTACCGAATTCAGCACTCATCCTGCTAACAGTATACCATCATCTCCACCAGTACCAGTAAATCAGTCTATGACTATTATAGCTCAGGAGGGTTCAGGTAGTccagtgtctcctccaccagtAGAGAGTGTGAACCTGGATGACAGCCAGAGCCAGCAGGTAGTATTTAGGTCATCCAGAGGCAGAGCACCACGGTATGTAGAGGAGAGCAGCAGCCTGAGCCCTGACCTCCCCGACGAGGAGGGCTCTCCTCCCCCTGAGAACATCTCCTTCATGATGATTACCAGCAACAGAGTGCAGGCTCTGTCCACCAGGCAGTACCAGGAGATAGTAAGTAGGACCAACGGGTCCGAGGTTCAGACCGTCAAGGTGGGGAACGACACCACTACCAGCGTCAGCCAGGAGGAGCACTGTGGCTTCGATAGGAAGCCTGTGATCATCATATTCGACGAGCCCATGGACATCCGGTCGGCCTACAAGCGTATGTCCACCATCTTTGAGTGTGAGGAGGAGCTGGATGTGATGCTGCACCAGAAGAGCATCGAAGAGGAGAACGAGGAAGCAGAGAAGAATGTACCTCATGTAAAGCCTAACACTGATCTTCAACAGGCAAACAAGACAGCAGTGACAGAAAACACTGCAAACGGTCACAGTAATACTCCTGCTGTGGTTGCGCAACagacaagtacatcagagtgCTCATCGCCAGAACAGTCTAAAACAGAGTCCTCAAATGACAGCAAACCAGAGTCCAAAAATAAGTTCAAATTCAAGTTCCCAACAAAAAAGCTGGCGGCCATCAGCCAAGCGATTCGCACTGGGACCAAAACAGGCAAGAAGACGCTCCAGGTGGTGGTCTATGAGGACGGGGAGGACGGACACATGAAggagaccaagaggtttgagatCAACAGCAGCAAACCCCAAACTGACTCCAGTCACCTCACCACTGTGAATAACGTAATGTCATCAAGCACTCTCACCTGGTCAAACTCTAAACACAGAACAGAGGCGATCTGTAAGAACACCTACGAGTCCAGAAACAGTTTAGATGAGACCATTAAAAAGCGGGAGATCATCGTGGATAATATAAGCCCCTCTGCACTTAAGATAGACTCCTGTGAAGAGTCTCCATCCACTATGAAACTCAAACAAGAGAGGGAGGGCAGTCCCTCCAAGAGGTCTGCCACTCCTCAGGTCTCTAATTCCCTTAATCCTCAGAGTAAGAAGTCCAAACCACAACTTCCACAGCTTCCCAGACCGTCCATCACGAGCAGCTCCAAGAAACAG AATACCAGTGGCTCTCCTTCTTCAAGTCAGATGTCACGTTCTGCATCTGCAAAGTCCTGGCAGCAACCAGCCGGGTCAGCTGACAAACCAGGAGGAAAAGCTCAGAAGCTCCAGGGCAATCAGAAGCAGTTTCGACAGGTAGTTTTACTATAA